A stretch of Gymnodinialimonas phycosphaerae DNA encodes these proteins:
- the fliP gene encoding flagellar type III secretion system pore protein FliP (The bacterial flagellar biogenesis protein FliP forms a type III secretion system (T3SS)-type pore required for flagellar assembly.): MLRLEPVLFLALVALGIVLPGVASAQEITLDLGDSSSLTARSFQLIALITVLSLAPGLAVMVTCFPFVVTVLSILRQAIGLQQSPPNMLIVSLALFLTYFVMAPVFEQAYAAGIAPLIAGDLTPETAMPLIYEPFRAFMLNRVDMSTLASLAELRPGADAVNPEASVLIPSFMLSEVERAFQIGFLVFLPFLVIDLVVAAILMSMGMMMVPPAIVSLPFKLAFFVVADGWALITGALVRSYF; the protein is encoded by the coding sequence ATGCTGCGGCTTGAGCCAGTCCTTTTCCTGGCGTTGGTCGCCCTCGGAATCGTGCTGCCAGGGGTGGCATCGGCGCAAGAGATCACACTCGATCTGGGCGACAGCAGCAGCCTGACGGCACGGTCGTTCCAGTTGATTGCCCTCATCACGGTGTTGAGCCTGGCCCCCGGTCTTGCCGTCATGGTCACCTGTTTTCCCTTCGTGGTGACAGTCTTGTCGATCTTGCGGCAGGCGATTGGCCTTCAGCAGTCCCCCCCAAATATGCTGATCGTCAGCCTCGCACTATTCCTGACCTATTTCGTCATGGCCCCGGTGTTTGAACAAGCCTACGCCGCCGGCATCGCGCCGCTGATCGCGGGCGATTTGACGCCCGAGACAGCAATGCCCCTGATCTACGAACCCTTCCGCGCCTTCATGCTCAATCGCGTCGACATGTCGACGTTGGCCAGCCTGGCCGAGCTCCGCCCCGGTGCAGACGCCGTTAACCCCGAAGCCTCCGTCCTGATTCCTTCGTTCATGTTGAGTGAGGTCGAACGGGCCTTCCAAATCGGTTTTCTGGTCTTTCTCCCATTCCTCGTCATTGACCTGGTCGTTGCGGCAATTCTCATGTCGATGGGCATGATGATGGTGCCGCCCGCAATTGTATCGCTCCCCTTCAAGTTGGCATTCTTCGTGGTTGCCGATGGGTGGGCGCTCATCACCGGGGCATTGGTCCGAAGCTACTTCTGA